In Streptococcus sp. SN-1, a single genomic region encodes these proteins:
- the ilvC gene encoding ketol-acid reductoisomerase: protein MAVQMEYEKDVKVAALDGKKIAVIGYGSQGHAHAQNLRDSGRDVIIGVRPGKSFDKAKEDGFDTYTVAEATKLADVIMILAPDEIQQELYEAEIAPNLEAGNAVGFAHGFNIHFEFIKVPADVDVFMCAPKGPGHLVRRTYEEGFGVPALYAVYQDATGNAKNIAMDWCKGVGAARVGLLETTYKEETEEDLFGEQAVLCGGLTALIEAGFEVLTEAGYAPELAYFEVLHEMKLIVDLIYEGGFKKMRQSISNTAEYGDYVSGPRVITEQVKENMKAVLADIQNGKFANDFVNDYKAGRPKLTAYREQAANLEIEKVGAELRKAMPFVGKNDDDAFKIYN, encoded by the coding sequence ATGGCAGTTCAAATGGAATACGAAAAAGATGTTAAAGTAGCAGCACTTGACGGTAAAAAAATCGCCGTTATCGGTTATGGTTCACAAGGACATGCGCATGCTCAAAACTTGCGTGATTCAGGTCGCGATGTCATCATCGGTGTACGTCCAGGTAAATCTTTTGATAAAGCAAAAGAAGATGGATTTGACACTTACACAGTAGCAGAAGCTACTAAATTGGCTGACGTTATCATGATTTTGGCACCAGACGAAATCCAACAAGAATTGTACGAAGCAGAAATCGCTCCAAACTTGGAAGCTGGAAATGCAGTTGGATTTGCTCATGGTTTCAACATTCACTTTGAATTTATCAAAGTTCCTGCAGATGTAGATGTCTTCATGTGTGCTCCTAAAGGACCAGGACACTTGGTACGTCGTACTTATGAAGAAGGATTTGGTGTTCCAGCTCTTTACGCAGTATACCAAGATGCAACAGGAAATGCGAAAAACATTGCCATGGACTGGTGTAAAGGTGTTGGGGCAGCTCGTGTAGGTCTTCTTGAAACAACTTATAAAGAAGAAACTGAAGAAGATTTGTTTGGTGAACAAGCTGTACTTTGTGGTGGTTTGACTGCCCTTATCGAAGCAGGTTTCGAAGTCTTGACAGAAGCAGGTTACGCTCCAGAATTGGCTTACTTTGAAGTTCTTCACGAAATGAAATTGATCGTTGATTTGATCTACGAAGGTGGATTCAAGAAAATGCGTCAATCTATTTCAAACACTGCTGAGTACGGTGACTATGTATCAGGTCCACGTGTAATTACTGAGCAAGTTAAAGAAAACATGAAAGCTGTCTTGGCTGATATCCAAAATGGTAAATTTGCAAATGACTTTGTAAATGACTATAAAGCTGGACGTCCAAAATTGACTGCTTACCGTGAACAAGCAGCTAACCTTGAAATTGAAAAAGTTGGTGCAGAATTGCGTAAAGCAATGCCATTCGTTGGTAAAAACGACGATGATGCATTTAAAATCTATAACTAA
- the ilvA gene encoding threonine ammonia-lyase IlvA: protein MLSSKDIIKAHKVLNGVVVNTPLDYDHYLSEKYGAKIYLKKENAQRVRSFKIRGAYYAISQLSKEERERGVVCASAGNHAQGVAYTCNEMKIPATIFMPITTPQQKIGQVRFFGGDFVTIKLVGDTFDASAKAAQEFTVSENRTFIDPFDDAHVQAGQGTVAYEILEEARKESIDFDAVLVPVGGGGLIAGVSTYIKETSPEIEVIGVEANGARSMKAAFEAGGPVKLKEIDKFADGIAVQKVGQLTYEATRQHVQTLVGVDEGLISETLIDLYSKQGIVAEPAGAASIASLEVLAEYIKGKTICCIISGGNNDINRMPEMEERALIYDGIKHYFVVNFPQRPGALREFVNDILGPNDDITRFEYIKRASKGTGPVLIGIALADKHDYAGLIRRMEGFDPAYINLNGNETLYNMLV, encoded by the coding sequence ATGTTAAGTTCAAAAGATATCATCAAGGCTCATAAGGTCTTGAATGGTGTGGTCGTCAATACACCGCTTGATTATGACCATTATTTATCGGAGAAGTATGGTGCTAAGATTTATTTGAAAAAGGAAAATGCCCAGCGTGTTCGTTCTTTTAAAATTCGTGGTGCCTATTATGCTATTTCTCAGCTCAGCAAGGAAGAGCGTGAACGTGGGGTAGTCTGCGCTTCTGCGGGAAATCATGCGCAGGGAGTAGCCTATACTTGTAATGAAATGAAAATTCCTGCTACTATTTTTATGCCCATTACTACTCCGCAACAAAAGATTGGTCAAGTTCGCTTTTTTGGTGGGGATTTCGTGACCATTAAACTAGTTGGAGATACCTTTGATGCCTCAGCCAAAGCAGCTCAAGAATTTACAGTCTCTGAAAATCGTACCTTTATTGATCCTTTTGATGATGCCCATGTTCAAGCTGGTCAAGGGACAGTTGCTTATGAGATTTTAGAAGAAGCTCGAAAAGAATCGATTGATTTTGATGCTGTCTTGGTTCCTGTTGGTGGTGGCGGTCTCATTGCTGGGGTTTCTACCTATATCAAGGAAACAAGTCCAGAGATTGAGGTTATCGGAGTAGAGGCGAATGGAGCGCGTTCCATGAAGGCGGCCTTTGAAGCTGGTGGTCCAGTCAAACTCAAAGAAATTGACAAATTTGCGGATGGGATTGCTGTACAAAAGGTAGGTCAATTGACCTATGAAGCAACTCGTCAACATGTTCAAACTTTGGTAGGTGTCGATGAGGGATTGATTTCTGAAACCTTGATTGACCTTTATTCTAAGCAAGGGATAGTCGCAGAGCCTGCTGGAGCAGCTAGTATCGCCTCTCTAGAGGTTTTAGCTGAATATATCAAGGGGAAAACCATTTGTTGTATCATTTCTGGAGGAAATAATGATATCAACCGTATGCCAGAAATGGAGGAGCGCGCCTTGATTTATGATGGGATCAAGCATTACTTTGTGGTTAATTTTCCACAGCGTCCAGGGGCCTTGCGTGAGTTTGTAAATGATATCTTGGGGCCAAATGATGATATCACACGTTTTGAGTATATTAAGCGAGCTAGCAAGGGGACAGGTCCAGTATTAATTGGGATTGCCTTGGCAGATAAGCATGATTATGCAGGATTGATTCGTCGAATGGAAGGTTTTGATCCAGCTTATATTAACTTAAATGGTAATGAAACGCTCTATAATATGCTTGTCTGA
- a CDS encoding amino acid ABC transporter ATP-binding protein, translating into MTQAILEIKHLKKSYGQNEVLKDISLTVHKGEVISIIGSSGSGKSTFLRSINLLETPTDGQILYHGQNVLEKGYDLTQYREKLGMVFQSFNLFENLNVLENTIVAQTTVLKRERTEAEKIAKENLEKVGMGERYWQAKPKQLSGGQKQRVAIARALSMNPDAILFDEPTSALDPEMVGEVLKIMQELAQEGLTMIVVTHEMEFARDVSHRVIFMDKGVIAEEGKPEDLFTNPKEDRTKEFLQRYLK; encoded by the coding sequence ATGACACAAGCAATCCTTGAAATTAAACACCTCAAAAAATCCTATGGACAAAACGAAGTGCTAAAAGACATTTCTCTCACTGTCCACAAGGGAGAAGTTATCTCTATCATCGGAAGCTCTGGAAGCGGAAAATCGACCTTCCTCCGCTCCATTAACCTACTTGAAACGCCAACTGATGGACAAATCCTTTATCATGGACAAAACGTCCTCGAAAAAGGCTATGACCTCACGCAATACCGTGAAAAGTTGGGAATGGTTTTCCAATCCTTTAACCTCTTTGAAAATCTCAACGTTCTTGAAAACACAATCGTCGCTCAGACAACAGTCCTTAAACGTGAACGTACAGAAGCTGAAAAGATTGCCAAAGAAAACCTTGAAAAGGTCGGCATGGGGGAACGCTACTGGCAAGCCAAGCCAAAACAACTCTCAGGCGGTCAAAAACAACGTGTGGCCATCGCTCGTGCCCTCTCTATGAATCCTGACGCTATTCTCTTTGATGAACCAACATCAGCTCTCGATCCAGAAATGGTTGGAGAAGTCCTCAAAATCATGCAGGAACTGGCCCAAGAAGGCTTGACTATGATTGTCGTGACTCACGAGATGGAATTCGCTCGTGATGTCTCTCACCGTGTTATCTTTATGGATAAGGGTGTCATTGCTGAAGAAGGAAAACCAGAAGACCTCTTCACCAATCCCAAAGAAGACCGTACAAAAGAGTTCCTTCAACGCTATCTCAAATAA
- a CDS encoding ABC transporter substrate-binding protein/permease produces the protein MRKIYLSIFTSLLLMLGLVNVAQADEYLRIGMEAAYAPFNWTQDDDSNGAVKIDGTNQYANGYDVQIAKKIAKDLGKEPLVVKTKWEGLVPALTSGKIDMIIAGMSPTAERKQEIAFSSSYYTSEPVLLVKKDSAYANAKSLDDFNGAKITSQQGVYLYDLIAQIPGAKKETAMGDFAQMRQALEAGVIDAYVSERPEALTAEAANSKFKMVQVEPGFKTGEEDTAIAIGLRKDDNRISQINASIETISKDDQVALMDRMIKEQPAEATTTEETSSSFFSQVTKILSENWQQLLRGAGITLLISIVGTITGLIIGLAIGVFRTAPLSENKAIYGLQKLVGWILNVYIEIFRGTPMIVQSMVIYYGTAQAFGINLDRTLAAIFIVSINTGAYMTEIVRGGILAVDKGQFEAATALGMTHNQTMRKIVLPQVVRNILPATGNEFVINIKDTSVLNVISVVELYFSGNTVATQTYQYFQTFTIIAVIYFVLTFTVTRILRFIERRMDMDTYTTGANQMQTEDLK, from the coding sequence ATGAGAAAAATATACTTATCTATTTTCACAAGTCTCTTGCTGATGCTAGGACTTGTCAATGTTGCCCAAGCCGATGAATATTTACGCATCGGGATGGAAGCAGCATATGCTCCCTTTAACTGGACTCAGGACGATGATAGCAATGGAGCTGTCAAAATCGATGGAACTAACCAGTATGCTAACGGATACGATGTTCAAATCGCCAAGAAAATCGCTAAGGACTTAGGTAAAGAACCTTTGGTTGTTAAAACCAAGTGGGAAGGTCTAGTCCCTGCCCTTACTTCTGGTAAGATTGACATGATTATCGCAGGTATGAGTCCTACTGCCGAACGCAAACAAGAAATTGCCTTTTCAAGCAGCTACTACACTAGCGAACCTGTCCTACTAGTCAAAAAAGATTCTGCCTACGCAAATGCTAAATCTTTGGATGACTTTAACGGTGCAAAAATCACTTCTCAACAAGGTGTCTACCTTTATGACTTGATTGCACAAATCCCAGGCGCTAAAAAAGAAACTGCCATGGGAGACTTCGCTCAAATGCGCCAAGCTCTTGAAGCTGGTGTCATCGATGCTTATGTTTCTGAACGCCCAGAAGCACTGACTGCTGAAGCTGCGAACTCTAAGTTTAAGATGGTCCAAGTAGAACCAGGTTTCAAAACTGGGGAAGAAGATACAGCTATCGCCATCGGACTTCGTAAAGATGACAATCGTATTAGCCAAATCAATGCCAGCATTGAAACCATTTCAAAAGACGACCAAGTTGCCTTGATGGATCGTATGATCAAGGAACAACCTGCCGAAGCTACAACAACTGAAGAGACTAGCAGTAGTTTCTTTAGCCAAGTCACTAAAATTCTTTCTGAAAACTGGCAACAACTCTTGCGTGGTGCTGGTATCACTCTTTTAATCTCTATAGTCGGAACCATCACAGGTCTCATTATTGGACTTGCCATTGGTGTTTTCCGTACTGCTCCCCTCTCTGAAAATAAAGCTATCTACGGCCTACAAAAACTAGTCGGCTGGATCCTCAATGTCTATATTGAAATTTTCCGTGGTACACCAATGATTGTTCAATCGATGGTTATCTACTATGGAACTGCCCAAGCTTTCGGTATCAACCTTGACCGTACACTGGCTGCTATCTTCATCGTTTCAATCAACACTGGTGCCTACATGACCGAAATCGTCCGTGGTGGTATCCTAGCAGTTGACAAGGGACAATTTGAAGCTGCGACTGCTCTTGGTATGACTCATAACCAAACCATGCGTAAGATTGTCCTACCTCAAGTAGTCCGTAACATCCTACCAGCAACTGGTAATGAATTTGTCATCAATATCAAAGATACATCTGTATTGAACGTTATCTCTGTTGTTGAACTTTATTTCTCAGGAAATACCGTGGCAACTCAAACCTATCAATACTTCCAGACATTTACAATCATCGCCGTGATTTACTTTGTCCTCACTTTTACCGTAACACGTATCCTACGCTTCATCGAACGCCGAATGGATATGGATACCTATACTACAGGTGCTAATCAAATGCAAACGGAGGATTTGAAATAA
- a CDS encoding DUF2207 domain-containing protein: MKKTFFLLVLGLFCLLPLSVFAIDFKINSYQGDLYIHADNTAEFRQKIVYQFEEDFKGQIVGLGRAGKMPSGFDIDPHPKVQAAKNGAELADVTSEVIEGADGYTVKVYNPGQEGDTVEVDLVWNLKNLLFLYDDIAELNWQPLTDSSGAIGKFEFHVRGDKGAEKLFFHTGKLFREGTVEKSNLDYTIRLDNLPAKRGVELHAYWPRTDFASARDQGLKGNRLEEFNKIEDSIVREKDQSKQLLTWVFPSILSISLLLSVCFYFIYRRKTTPSVKYAKNHRIYEPPMELEPMVLSEAVYSTSLEEVSPLVKGAGKFTFDQLIQATLLDVIDRGNVSIISEGDAVGLRLVKEDGLSSFEKDCLNLAFSGKKEETLSNLFADYKVSDSLYRRAKVSDEKRIQAKGRQLKSSFEEVLNQMQEGVRNRVSFWELPDYYRPLTGGEKALQVGMGVLTILSLFIGFGLFLYSLDVYGYLYIPLPILGFLGLVLAVFYYWKLRLDNRDGVLNEAGAEVYYLWTSFENMLREIARLDQAELESIVVWNRLLVYATLFGYADKVSHLMKVHQIQVENPDINLYVAYGWHSMFYHSSAQMSHYASVANTASTYSVSSGSGSSGGGFSGGGGGGSIGAF; encoded by the coding sequence ATGAAAAAAACTTTTTTCTTACTGGTCTTAGGCTTGTTTTGCCTTCTGCCACTCTCTGTTTTTGCCATTGATTTCAAGATAAACTCTTATCAAGGTGATTTGTATATTCATGCAGACAATACGGCAGAATTTAGACAGAAGATAGTTTACCAGTTTGAGGAGGACTTTAAGGGCCAAATTGTGGGACTTGGACGTGCTGGCAAGATGCCTAGCGGATTTGACATTGATCCTCATCCAAAGGTTCAGGCTGCGAAAAATGGTGCTGAACTAGCAGACGTTACTAGCGAAGTGATAGAAGGAGCAGATGGTTATACTGTTAAAGTTTATAATCCAGGTCAAGAAGGCGACACAGTTGAAGTTGACCTTGTCTGGAACTTAAAGAATTTGCTTTTTCTATATGATGACATTGCTGAATTAAATTGGCAACCTTTAACAGATAGTTCAGGGGCTATTGGAAAGTTTGAATTTCATGTAAGGGGAGATAAGGGAGCTGAAAAACTCTTTTTCCACACAGGAAAACTTTTTAGAGAGGGAACGGTTGAAAAGAGTAATCTTGATTATACTATCCGTTTAGACAATCTTCCAGCTAAGCGTGGGGTTGAATTGCATGCCTACTGGCCTCGGACCGATTTTGCTAGCGCTAGGGATCAGGGCTTGAAAGGGAATCGTTTAGAAGAGTTTAATAAGATAGAAGACTCGATTGTTAGAGAAAAAGATCAGAGTAAACAACTCCTTACTTGGGTGTTTCCTTCCATACTTTCCATCTCTTTGTTATTGAGTGTCTGCTTCTATTTTATTTATAGAAGGAAGACCACTCCTTCGGTCAAATATGCCAAAAATCATCGTATCTATGAACCACCAATGGAATTAGAGCCTATGGTTTTATCAGAGGCTGTATACTCTACCTCCTTGGAGGAAGTGAGTCCCTTGGTCAAGGGAGCTGGAAAATTCACCTTTGACCAACTTATTCAAGCTACCTTGCTAGATGTGATAGACCGTGGGAATGTCTCTATCATTTCAGAAGGAGATGCAGTTGGCTTGAGGCTAGTAAAAGAAGATGGTTTGTCCAGTTTTGAGAAAGACTGCCTAAATCTAGCTTTTTCAGGCAAAAAAGAAGAAACTCTTTCCAATTTGTTTGCGGATTACAAGGTATCTGATAGTCTTTATCGTAGAGCAAAAGTCTCTGATGAAAAACGGATTCAAGCAAAGGGGCGTCAGCTCAAATCTTCTTTTGAAGAAGTATTGAACCAGATGCAAGAAGGAGTGAGAAATCGAGTTTCCTTCTGGGAACTTCCAGATTATTATCGTCCTTTAACCGGTGGGGAAAAGGCCTTGCAAGTAGGTATGGGTGTCTTGACTATCTTGTCCCTATTTATCGGATTTGGTTTGTTCTTGTACAGTTTGGATGTTTATGGCTATCTTTACATCCCCTTGCCAATACTTGGTTTTCTAGGTTTGGTTTTGGCTGTTTTCTATTATTGGAAGCTTCGACTAGATAATCGTGATGGTGTCCTAAATGAAGCAGGAGCAGAAGTATACTACCTCTGGACCAGTTTTGAAAATATGTTGCGGGAGATTGCGCGATTGGATCAGGCAGAGTTGGAAAGTATTGTGGTCTGGAATCGCCTCTTGGTCTATGCGACCTTATTTGGCTATGCGGACAAGGTCAGCCATTTGATGAAGGTTCATCAGATTCAAGTGGAAAATCCAGATATCAATCTATATGTAGCTTATGGCTGGCACAGTATGTTTTATCATTCAAGCGCGCAAATGAGCCATTATGCCAGTGTCGCAAATACAGCAAGTACCTACTCCGTATCTTCTGGAAGTGGAAGCTCTGGCGGTGGCTTCTCTGGAGGCGGAGGTGGCGGCAGTATCGGCGCCTTTTAA
- a CDS encoding undecaprenyl-diphosphate phosphatase, with amino-acid sequence MYLIEILKSIFFGIVEGITEWLPISSTGHLILAEEFIQYQNQNEAFMSMFNVVIQLGAILAVMVIYFNKLNPFKSTKDKQEVRKTWRLWLKVLVATLPLLAVFKFDDWFDTHFHNMVSVALMLIIYGIAFIYLEKRNKARAIEPSVTELDKLPYTTAFYIGLFQVLALLPGTSRSGATIVGGLLNGTSRSVVTEFTFYLGIPVMFGASALKIFKFIKAGQLLNFGQLFLLLVAMGVAFAVSMVAIRFLTSYVKKHDFTLFGKYRIVLGSILLLYSFVRLFV; translated from the coding sequence ATGTATCTTATTGAAATTTTAAAATCTATCTTCTTCGGTATTGTTGAAGGAATTACGGAATGGTTGCCGATTTCCAGTACAGGTCACTTGATTTTAGCAGAGGAGTTTATCCAATACCAAAATCAGAATGAAGCCTTTATGTCTATGTTTAATGTTGTGATTCAGCTTGGTGCTATTTTAGCAGTCATGGTCATTTACTTTAATAAGCTCAATCCTTTTAAATCGACAAAGGACAAGCAGGAAGTTCGTAAGACTTGGAGACTGTGGTTGAAGGTCTTGGTTGCCACTTTACCTTTGCTTGCCGTCTTTAAATTTGATGATTGGTTTGATACCCACTTCCATAACATGGTTTCAGTTGCTCTCATGTTGATTATTTATGGGATTGCCTTTATCTATTTGGAAAAGCGCAATAAAGCTCGTGCTATTGAACCAAGTGTAACAGAGTTGGACAAGCTTCCTTATACGACAGCCTTCTATATCGGTCTTTTCCAAGTTCTTGCCCTTTTACCAGGAACTAGCCGTTCTGGAGCAACGATTGTCGGTGGTTTGTTAAATGGAACCAGTCGTTCTGTTGTGACAGAATTTACCTTCTATCTTGGAATTCCAGTTATGTTTGGAGCTAGTGCATTAAAGATTTTCAAATTTATAAAAGCAGGACAACTCTTGAACTTTGGGCAATTGTTCTTGCTCTTGGTTGCGATGGGAGTCGCTTTTGCGGTCAGCATGGTGGCTATTCGTTTCTTGACCAGTTATGTGAAAAAACACGACTTTACCCTTTTCGGTAAATACCGTATCGTGCTTGGTAGTATCTTGCTACTTTACAGTTTTGTCCGTTTATTTGTATAA
- the dinB gene encoding DNA polymerase IV: MLIFPLLNDLSRKIIHIDMDAFFAAVEIRDNPKLRGKPVIIGNDPRQTGGRGVVSTCSYEARAFGVHSAMSSKEAYERCPQAVFISGNYEKYKAVGLQIRAIFKRYTDLIEPMSIDEAYLDVTENKLGIKSAVKIARLIQEDIWQELHLTASAGVSYNKFLAKMASDYQKPHGLTVILPDQAEDFLKQMDISKFHGVGKKTVERLHQMGVFTGADLLEVPEVTLIDRFGRLGYDLYRKARGIHNSPVKSNRIRKSIGKEKTYGKILRAEEDIKKELTLLSERVALNLNQQEKAGKIVILKIRYEDFSTLTKRKSIVQKTQDASQISQIALQLYEELSEKERGVRLLGITVTGF; encoded by the coding sequence ATGTTGATTTTTCCTTTGTTAAATGATTTGTCAAGAAAAATCATCCATATTGACATGGATGCCTTTTTTGCTGCCGTGGAAATCAGGGATAATCCTAAGCTCAGAGGAAAACCTGTCATTATCGGAAACGACCCTCGGCAAACAGGTGGGCGGGGAGTCGTTTCTACCTGTAGCTATGAGGCGCGAGCTTTTGGTGTCCATTCAGCCATGAGCTCTAAGGAAGCCTATGAGCGTTGTCCCCAGGCCGTCTTCATCTCAGGAAATTATGAGAAATACAAAGCTGTGGGACTCCAGATTCGAGCTATTTTTAAGCGCTATACAGATTTGATTGAACCTATGAGTATTGACGAAGCCTATTTGGATGTAACAGAAAATAAACTCGGTATCAAGTCAGCGGTCAAAATCGCTCGCCTCATTCAAGAGGATATCTGGCAAGAACTCCATCTAACTGCTTCTGCTGGCGTTTCTTATAACAAATTCTTAGCTAAAATGGCTAGCGATTATCAAAAACCTCATGGTTTGACAGTGATTCTACCTGACCAGGCTGAGGATTTTCTCAAACAAATGGATATTTCCAAGTTTCATGGAGTAGGAAAAAAGACAGTAGAACGTCTGCATCAAATGGGTGTTTTTACTGGCGCTGATTTACTTGAAGTTCCTGAAGTGACCCTAATAGACCGCTTTGGCAGACTGGGCTATGACCTGTATCGAAAGGCTCGTGGTATTCACAATTCCCCCGTCAAATCCAATCGCATCCGTAAATCAATCGGGAAGGAGAAAACCTACGGGAAGATTCTCCGTGCCGAGGAAGATATCAAAAAAGAGCTGACTCTTCTATCAGAAAGAGTCGCTCTCAATCTCAATCAGCAAGAAAAAGCTGGAAAAATTGTCATTTTGAAAATCCGCTACGAAGACTTTTCAACTCTTACTAAACGAAAAAGTATTGTTCAAAAAACACAGGATGCTAGTCAGATAAGTCAAATAGCCCTGCAACTCTATGAAGAGTTAAGCGAAAAAGAAAGAGGTGTCCGCCTGTTGGGGATTACCGTGACTGGATTTTAA
- the pflB gene encoding formate C-acetyltransferase, whose translation MVVKTVVEAQDIFDKAWEGFKGVDWKEKASVSRFVQANYTPYDGDESFLAGPTERSLHIKKIVEETKAHYEETRFPMDTRPTSIADIPAGFIDKENEVIFGIQNDELFKLNFMPKGGIRMAETTLKENGYEPDPAVHEIFTKYVTTVNDGIFRAYTSNIRRARHAHTVTGLPDAYSRGRIIGVYARLALYGADYLMQEKVNDWNAIEEIDEETIRLREEINLQYQALQQVVRLGDLYGVDVRKPAMNVKEAIQWVNIAFMAVCRVINGAATSLGRVPIVLDIFAERDLARGTFTESEIQEFVDDFVMKLRTVKFARTKAYDQLYSGDPTFITTSMAGMGNDGRHRVTKMDYRFLNTLDNIGNSPEPNLTVLWTDKLPYNFRRYCMHMSHKHSSIQYEGVTTMAKDGYGEMSCISCCVSPLDPENEEQRHNIQYFGARVNVLKALLTGLNGGYDDVHKDYKVFDIEPIRDEVLEFESVKANFEKSLDWLTDTYVDALNIIHYMTDKYNYEAVQMAFLPTKQRANMGFGICGFANTVDTLSAIKYATVKPIRDENGYIYDYETIGEYPRWGEDDPRSNELAEWLIEAYTTRLRSHKLYKDAEATVSLLTITSNVAYSKQTGNSPVHKGVYLNEDGSVNLSKLEFFSPGANPSNKAKGGWLQNLNSLSSLDFSYAADGISLTTQVSPRALGKTRDEQVDNLVTILDGYFENGGQHVNLNVMDLNDVYEKIMSGEDVIVRISGYCVNTKYLTPEQKTELTQRVFHEVLSMDDALDALS comes from the coding sequence ATGGTTGTTAAGACAGTTGTTGAAGCACAAGATATTTTTGATAAAGCTTGGGAAGGCTTCAAAGGCGTAGATTGGAAAGAAAAAGCAAGTGTATCACGCTTCGTACAAGCTAACTACACACCTTACGATGGAGACGAAAGCTTCCTTGCAGGACCAACAGAACGTTCACTTCACATCAAAAAAATTGTAGAAGAAACTAAGGCTCACTACGAAGAAACTCGTTTCCCAATGGACACTCGTCCAACATCTATCGCTGATATCCCAGCAGGATTTATCGATAAAGAAAACGAAGTTATCTTCGGTATCCAAAACGATGAGCTCTTCAAATTGAACTTCATGCCAAAAGGTGGTATCCGTATGGCTGAAACTACTTTGAAAGAAAATGGATACGAACCAGATCCAGCTGTTCACGAAATCTTCACTAAATATGTGACAACAGTTAACGACGGTATCTTCCGTGCTTATACTTCAAACATCCGTCGCGCTCGTCACGCTCACACTGTAACTGGTCTTCCAGATGCATACTCACGCGGACGTATCATCGGTGTTTACGCACGTCTTGCTCTTTACGGTGCAGACTACTTGATGCAAGAAAAAGTAAACGACTGGAACGCAATTGAAGAAATCGATGAAGAAACAATCCGTCTTCGTGAAGAAATCAACCTTCAATACCAAGCATTGCAACAAGTTGTTCGCTTGGGTGACCTTTATGGGGTTGATGTTCGCAAACCAGCGATGAACGTTAAAGAAGCGATCCAATGGGTTAACATCGCTTTCATGGCTGTCTGCCGTGTTATCAACGGTGCTGCTACATCTCTAGGACGTGTGCCAATCGTATTGGATATCTTTGCAGAACGTGACCTTGCTCGTGGTACATTTACTGAATCAGAAATCCAAGAATTCGTTGATGATTTCGTTATGAAACTTCGTACAGTTAAATTTGCTCGTACAAAAGCTTACGACCAATTGTACTCAGGTGACCCAACTTTCATCACAACTTCTATGGCTGGTATGGGTAACGACGGTCGTCACCGTGTTACTAAGATGGACTACCGTTTCTTGAACACTCTTGACAACATCGGTAACTCACCAGAACCAAACTTGACAGTTCTTTGGACTGACAAATTGCCATACAACTTCCGTCGCTACTGTATGCACATGAGCCACAAACACTCTTCTATCCAATACGAAGGTGTAACAACAATGGCTAAAGACGGATATGGTGAAATGAGCTGTATCTCATGCTGTGTGTCTCCACTTGACCCAGAAAATGAAGAACAACGTCACAACATCCAGTACTTCGGTGCTCGTGTAAACGTATTGAAAGCCCTTCTTACTGGTTTGAACGGTGGTTACGACGATGTTCACAAAGACTACAAAGTATTTGACATCGAACCAATCCGTGACGAAGTTCTTGAATTCGAATCAGTTAAAGCTAACTTTGAAAAATCTCTTGACTGGTTGACTGATACTTACGTAGATGCTTTGAACATCATCCATTACATGACTGATAAGTACAACTACGAAGCTGTTCAAATGGCCTTCTTGCCAACTAAACAACGTGCCAACATGGGATTCGGTATCTGTGGATTTGCCAACACTGTTGACACATTGTCAGCTATCAAATACGCTACAGTTAAACCAATCCGTGACGAAAATGGCTACATCTACGATTACGAAACAATCGGTGAATACCCACGTTGGGGTGAAGATGACCCACGTTCAAACGAATTGGCAGAATGGTTGATCGAAGCTTACACAACTCGTCTACGTAGCCACAAACTTTACAAAGACGCTGAAGCTACAGTATCACTTTTGACAATCACATCTAACGTTGCTTACTCTAAACAAACTGGTAACTCACCAGTCCACAAAGGTGTATACCTCAACGAAGATGGTTCTGTGAACTTGTCTAAACTTGAATTCTTCTCACCAGGTGCTAACCCATCTAACAAAGCTAAAGGTGGATGGTTGCAAAACTTGAACTCACTTTCTAGCCTTGACTTTAGTTATGCAGCTGATGGTATCTCATTGACTACTCAGGTTTCTCCACGTGCTCTTGGTAAGACTCGTGACGAACAAGTTGATAACTTGGTAACAATCCTTGATGGTTACTTCGAAAACGGTGGACAACACGTTAACTTGAACGTTATGGACTTGAACGATGTTTACGAAAAGATCATGTCAGGCGAAGACGTTATCGTACGTATCTCTGGATACTGTGTAAACACTAAATACCTCACTCCAGAACAAAAAACTGAATTGACGCAACGTGTCTTCCACGAAGTTCTTTCAATGGATGATGCCTTGGATGCATTGAGCTAA